A genomic window from Massilia sp. METH4 includes:
- a CDS encoding sugar phosphate isomerase/epimerase family protein → MTTPKLRWAYMDHWRIDTPQGQLSQYTSVKRFDAFLKQISALGFEAIETFDFHLGPLRELFGSLENARAFMQERGIDRVLSLFHAVMYDERQSAPHVRATHDHIFNYAQHIMRSSAGLGVQNFIVMPAGLYYDVEPVTDDKLRACAELWNRVGKMTLDHGVKTCCHHEFFCGIRSAEQLRKFYEWTDPRYVFLCLDTAQHVIAGVDPVDLYLELHERCAAFHMKDTKHVDLVGDYRRKPDAEVMATTTPRWFHEMGTPGGLVDFPALMAAMKECGFEGWVGVEHDKADVGGGNYPESTALAAWYIQHVLKKIYA, encoded by the coding sequence ATGACGACCCCCAAACTGCGCTGGGCTTATATGGATCACTGGCGCATCGATACGCCGCAGGGCCAGCTGTCGCAATACACGTCCGTGAAGCGCTTCGACGCCTTCCTGAAGCAGATCTCGGCGCTGGGCTTCGAGGCCATCGAAACCTTCGACTTCCACCTCGGTCCGCTGCGCGAGCTGTTCGGCTCGCTGGAAAACGCCCGCGCCTTCATGCAGGAGCGCGGCATCGACCGCGTGCTGAGCCTGTTCCACGCGGTGATGTACGACGAGCGGCAGAGCGCGCCGCACGTGCGGGCCACGCATGACCACATCTTCAACTACGCGCAGCACATCATGCGCTCTTCCGCCGGCCTGGGGGTGCAGAACTTCATCGTCATGCCGGCCGGCCTGTACTACGACGTGGAACCGGTCACCGACGACAAGCTGCGCGCCTGCGCCGAATTGTGGAACCGCGTCGGCAAGATGACGCTGGACCATGGCGTGAAGACGTGCTGCCACCATGAATTCTTCTGCGGCATCCGCTCCGCCGAACAGCTGCGCAAGTTCTACGAGTGGACCGATCCGCGCTACGTGTTCCTGTGCCTGGACACGGCGCAGCACGTGATCGCCGGCGTCGATCCCGTCGACCTGTACCTGGAGCTGCACGAGCGCTGCGCCGCGTTCCACATGAAGGACACGAAGCACGTCGACCTGGTGGGCGACTACCGCCGCAAGCCCGATGCCGAGGTGATGGCGACGACCACGCCGCGCTGGTTCCACGAGATGGGCACGCCCGGCGGCCTGGTGGACTTCCCGGCGCTGATGGCGGCGATGAAGGAGTGCGGCTTTGAAGGCTGGGTCGGCGTCGAGCACGACAAGGCCGACGTGGGCGGCGGCAACTACCCGGAAAGCACGGCGCTGGCGGCATGGTACATCCAGCACGTGCTGAAGAAAATCTACGCGTGA
- a CDS encoding TIM barrel protein: MQFAACIEWMFADAGADLPARIHAAAAAGLKSVEFHLWRDKPLDAIEAALRQTGVRLRSFCVDPRRSLADPADHDAVLAAVADAIPVARRFQGAAMILASGFTRPGVPDQEQFDAVVAVLRRAAALAEASGTTLWLEPVYMIVGGQRMFVDTIGRGLDIVAAVDSPALRLLADVFHAAQTGEAFGPAVRGRMALVGHVQVADTGGRHEPGTGDIDWGHVMAALRDGKYAGEIGLEYFPTLPDVASLAAARRALGLAD; the protein is encoded by the coding sequence ATGCAATTCGCAGCCTGTATCGAATGGATGTTTGCGGACGCCGGCGCGGACCTGCCGGCGCGCATCCACGCCGCCGCCGCGGCCGGCCTCAAATCCGTGGAATTCCACCTGTGGCGCGACAAGCCGCTCGATGCCATCGAGGCGGCGCTGCGCCAGACCGGCGTGCGCCTGCGCAGCTTCTGCGTCGACCCGCGCCGCAGCCTGGCCGACCCCGCAGACCATGACGCCGTGCTGGCGGCGGTGGCCGATGCGATCCCGGTCGCACGGCGCTTCCAGGGCGCGGCGATGATCCTCGCTTCGGGCTTCACGCGCCCCGGCGTGCCGGACCAGGAGCAGTTCGACGCGGTGGTCGCGGTGCTCAGGCGCGCGGCGGCGCTGGCCGAAGCGTCGGGTACCACGCTGTGGCTCGAGCCGGTGTACATGATCGTTGGCGGCCAGCGCATGTTCGTCGACACGATCGGGCGCGGGCTCGATATCGTGGCCGCCGTCGACAGTCCCGCACTGCGCCTTCTGGCGGACGTGTTCCATGCCGCGCAAACGGGCGAGGCGTTCGGCCCGGCCGTGCGCGGCCGCATGGCGCTGGTGGGGCATGTGCAGGTGGCCGACACGGGCGGGCGGCACGAACCGGGCACGGGCGATATCGACTGGGGGCACGTGATGGCCGCGCTGCGCGACGGGAAGTATGCCGGGGAGATCGGGCTGGAGTACTTCCCCACCTTGCCGGACGTTGCATCGCTGGCAGCCGCGCGCCGGGCGCTGGGCCTGGCCGACTGA
- a CDS encoding MFS transporter, producing MNLHETGAEEGARQGAKEGARHGGAAPARTAGRAQGIALMAILAMPTLALAALVPGLPQLFQQFSAVPNFQLLVPMIITVPSLCVALFSGFMGAIADRWGRRRLLLAALFAFALLGLAPLMFDSLLLIVASRVVVGLAEAAILTVGNALMGDYFEGEERQKWLGYQNMFAPLIGSAILLSGGFLAGVHWRYPFLLYLSGFAVLALVFFVCHEPRRGAAEAERPAATPFPWRVSLLVCGVTILFALVFFVQAVQHGRIFADMGVASPERISVLATVASLGTVLGGYLFKRFGGLSVTTWMAIVLAFYGVSYVGVAWAPDLVVGLPLDALGQVGGGLMLPVLVTWALQHYGFEHRGRGMGLWGGSFFLGQFLSPPLLTLIGSFGFTFLGSVAVVGAACAAAALVLLVTHLKET from the coding sequence ATGAACCTCCACGAGACGGGCGCCGAGGAAGGCGCCAGGCAAGGTGCCAAGGAAGGGGCCAGGCATGGCGGGGCGGCGCCTGCGCGTACCGCCGGCCGCGCGCAAGGCATCGCGCTGATGGCGATCCTGGCCATGCCCACGCTGGCGCTGGCCGCGCTGGTCCCGGGCCTGCCGCAACTGTTCCAGCAGTTTTCCGCGGTGCCGAACTTCCAGCTGCTGGTGCCGATGATCATCACGGTGCCGTCGCTGTGCGTGGCGCTGTTTTCCGGGTTCATGGGTGCCATCGCCGACCGCTGGGGGCGGCGCCGGCTGCTGCTGGCGGCGCTGTTCGCCTTCGCCCTGCTGGGGCTCGCGCCGCTGATGTTCGACAGCCTGCTGCTCATCGTCGCCAGCCGCGTCGTCGTCGGGCTGGCCGAGGCGGCCATCCTCACGGTGGGCAATGCGCTGATGGGCGATTATTTCGAAGGCGAGGAGCGGCAGAAGTGGCTGGGCTACCAGAACATGTTCGCGCCGCTCATCGGCTCGGCCATCCTGCTCTCCGGCGGTTTCCTGGCCGGCGTGCACTGGCGCTATCCGTTCCTGCTGTACCTCTCCGGCTTCGCCGTGCTGGCGCTGGTCTTCTTCGTCTGCCATGAGCCGCGCAGGGGCGCCGCCGAAGCGGAGCGGCCCGCGGCCACGCCATTCCCCTGGCGCGTGTCGCTGCTCGTGTGCGGCGTGACGATCCTGTTCGCGCTGGTGTTCTTCGTGCAGGCCGTGCAGCACGGCCGCATCTTCGCCGACATGGGCGTGGCGTCGCCGGAGCGCATCAGCGTGCTGGCCACGGTGGCCAGCCTGGGCACCGTGCTGGGCGGCTACCTGTTCAAGCGCTTCGGCGGCCTGTCGGTGACGACGTGGATGGCCATCGTGCTGGCCTTCTATGGCGTCAGCTACGTCGGCGTGGCGTGGGCGCCCGATCTCGTCGTCGGCCTGCCGCTCGACGCGCTGGGCCAGGTCGGCGGCGGGCTGATGCTGCCGGTGCTCGTCACCTGGGCCTTGCAGCACTACGGCTTCGAACACCGCGGCCGCGGCATGGGCCTGTGGGGCGGCTCGTTCTTCCTGGGCCAGTTCCTCAGCCCGCCGTTGCTGACCCTGATCGGCAGCTTCGGTTTCACTTTCCTCGGCAGCGTGGCCGTGGTGGGCGCAGCCTGCGCCGCCGCCGCGCTCGTGCTGCTCGTCACTCACCTGAAAGAGACATGA
- a CDS encoding TetR/AcrR family transcriptional regulator, with protein MPPTSAHARAPKQGRSRESFERIIAATLDLLGERAYDQITLAEICRRAGVSTGSLYGRVDGKDELLRVVQVRFLAGLAGQFTREADRIAAEARGLEQVVPAVVRGLGALLKDNASLLRAFMLRGTSDPVIGAAGKKSALETFAKFIALLQTCRGEIRHPHPDRAIETGIQLIYATQARFLGLDSIGRLDEAGSWSQFLDDLSDMLLAFLLFRPGR; from the coding sequence ATGCCGCCCACCAGTGCCCATGCCCGTGCGCCCAAGCAGGGCCGGAGCCGCGAATCCTTCGAACGCATCATCGCCGCCACCCTGGACCTGCTGGGCGAACGCGCTTATGACCAGATCACGCTGGCCGAAATCTGCCGGCGCGCCGGCGTATCCACCGGGTCGCTGTACGGCCGGGTCGATGGCAAGGACGAGCTGCTGCGCGTGGTGCAGGTGCGCTTCCTCGCCGGTCTTGCCGGGCAGTTCACCCGCGAGGCGGACCGCATCGCCGCCGAGGCGCGCGGGCTGGAGCAGGTCGTGCCGGCCGTCGTCCGCGGCCTCGGCGCCCTGCTGAAGGACAATGCCAGCCTGCTGCGCGCGTTCATGCTGCGGGGCACCAGCGACCCGGTCATCGGCGCCGCGGGCAAGAAGTCGGCACTGGAGACGTTTGCGAAGTTCATCGCACTGCTCCAGACGTGCCGCGGCGAGATCCGCCATCCGCACCCCGACCGGGCCATCGAGACCGGCATACAGCTCATCTACGCCACGCAGGCGCGCTTCCTGGGGCTGGACAGCATCGGCCGGCTGGACGAGGCGGGCAGCTGGAGCCAGTTCCTGGACGACCTGTCGGACATGCTGCTGGCCTTCCTGCTGTTCAGGCCCGGCCGATAA
- a CDS encoding sugar phosphate isomerase/epimerase family protein, with product MNGQIKWAYGVNQWKAGFTSFARLEEIERALKVTAACGFDAVELNAGSGRWDPIGRPENIAINFGSAAHFRLKLAELGIHRVSSTFFDPTVMSFEELHFGLMSTQPADRDRIVAQARIHAGMLAEVGGDVLVVRPFPSFWKEGALDETRMAAAAACWNAVGAMAASLGLKTALHVDALSALRTADELDRLLQLCDSDNVGLAIDTAELTIAGHDVVALYRRFHERVLHFHFKDALAVDTLGEYRLPNAERAMIAAGGEREVQRWFGEMGSGLVDFPALLAAMRELGYAGWIVVESDKGPEPIASGMMLNAWYRRHVLERAGDLSLR from the coding sequence ATGAACGGACAGATCAAATGGGCGTACGGCGTCAACCAGTGGAAGGCCGGCTTCACCAGCTTCGCGCGGCTCGAGGAAATCGAACGGGCGCTGAAGGTGACCGCCGCCTGCGGCTTCGACGCGGTCGAGCTGAACGCGGGCAGCGGCCGCTGGGACCCGATCGGGCGCCCGGAGAACATCGCGATCAACTTCGGATCGGCGGCGCATTTCCGCCTGAAGCTGGCCGAGCTCGGCATCCACCGCGTGTCCAGCACCTTCTTCGATCCGACGGTGATGAGTTTCGAGGAACTGCATTTCGGCCTGATGAGCACCCAGCCGGCGGACCGCGACCGGATCGTCGCCCAGGCGCGCATTCATGCCGGGATGCTGGCGGAAGTGGGCGGCGACGTGCTCGTGGTGCGGCCGTTCCCGTCGTTCTGGAAGGAGGGCGCGCTCGACGAAACCCGCATGGCCGCCGCCGCGGCCTGCTGGAACGCCGTCGGCGCCATGGCCGCCTCGCTGGGCCTGAAGACGGCGCTGCATGTCGATGCGCTGTCGGCACTGCGCACGGCCGACGAACTGGATCGCCTGCTGCAACTGTGCGACAGCGACAACGTGGGCCTGGCCATCGACACGGCGGAACTGACCATCGCCGGCCATGACGTGGTGGCGCTGTACCGCCGCTTCCACGAACGCGTGCTGCACTTCCACTTCAAGGATGCGCTGGCCGTCGACACGCTGGGCGAGTACCGCCTGCCGAACGCCGAACGGGCCATGATCGCGGCGGGTGGGGAGCGCGAGGTGCAGCGCTGGTTCGGCGAGATGGGGAGCGGGCTGGTGGACTTCCCGGCGCTGCTGGCGGCAATGCGCGAACTGGGCTACGCGGGCTGGATCGTCGTCGAAAGCGACAAGGGGCCCGAGCCGATCGCGAGCGGCATGATGCTCAACGCCTGGTACCGGCGCCATGTGCTGGAGCGGGCCGGCGACCTTTCGCTGCGCTGA